The Cyprinus carpio isolate SPL01 unplaced genomic scaffold, ASM1834038v1 S000006459, whole genome shotgun sequence genome includes the window aagttttgcgagggaacgcaaaagttttgcgagggaacgcaaaagttttgcgagggaacgcaaagtttctcgagggaacgcaaaagttttgcgagagaacgcaaaaaaattaaaaatatattttttcctcccaccccaaattttttcactcactctgatttttttccaccacaatgaaccttaagGGGCTCCGTTTAGTTTTTACatccagcgtttttttttttttgcgatatacagttgtctctctctctcagtcactcactcacactcactgccCTAGATAGTCAACAACATGAGGAGCAGTGAATATGACAGGTGAACCAGATTCAGAGCCCACTtcactttaacacacacacacacacacacacacacacacacacacacgaggatGTGTGTCTGTCAGGACTAGAGTTATTATCCAGTCACTTCTGTCTGAAATCATGGGTAGATCATTATGAGCTTCTTCGTCTGCTGTGTACTACACTCTTTAGTGCATGTCTGCAGTCACTGTGAGTTTGCTGAGatcagtatactgtatgttgatgtgtgtgttctgtttctCACTATCTTTCTAAAACTCTaaatatgatgacaaaatgtGAAGATTTTATTAAGATTAATTCATGTTATAAGTTTTAGaagaataattaatttgaatattctttttttatgtgtatattttgtttgtatgtgtgtgtgtaatttttatgAATGGAACTGATCTTAACacacaacagcagatgcactagTCAGATGAAATGCACGAAGCAGTGCACTTTATTTGGCACAAACAGAACGGAATAATTAACGGTTGTGTTTGGATGGGAGCAGTGTATTCAGAGCCTGTGAATCACATCCAGCTCCAGATCATCAGGGTTTGCTGATGGTCCATCAACAGAAGAGCTCGTCTTTACACTCGAGAAGCGATCAGTCTCTGTTTTGTATTCAGAATAAAGCCCTGTGAGGTGAAAACAGGAGCTAAACTGAGACATCAAGTGATTAGGAAGCCGATTAAGTGTCCGTCTTGTTTATGATGCGTCATGGGTCAGTCATGAAGGCCAAATCTTGTGACTGAAGATTAGTGTCTTCTGAAAGGATTCCTTGCTGTCTGAGGAGTGTTTGTGAGCTGATTCTCGCTCTGCTCTCTCTTCAGGCTCTACGTGTCTCCCAGGTCTCATCTGAGGTCCGGCACCGGTCTGGACGCTCTGCAGTGGACTCGACATGTTCTGGATCAGCTGGACACTGGCCAAAGACTGGAGTCTGGTACGTCAAACCAGACCAgaactgtctgaaaacatcagatATTCCATCTCTAAAGGGACTTTCATCATCAGTCCCTCTTATCCATCAGCCATCTTCATAATGAGACAAACTtccaacatacagtacataataagaTTATGCTTGTGGATCACGTGACTTTAAAGGGTCAGTTGATCTAAAAGAGCAGATATTTCATCATTCGCTCAGCCTCATATCGCTCCAAAACCCCTAAGACTTCTGTTCCTgtttagaacacaaatgaagatatttataatattgttttgtgcATTGAAAGTTCATGCAACCAAATCACTTTTTATCATAACACATCCCAAATTGCTTTACAAAACAGCCAAACATGACCAgataaaactagactaaaataaaaCCCGagtcatgagaaaaaaaagagtcatgAGTCATGAAAGTGAGTTTTAAGCTTTAAGATGCattgtaaattccatttttatgactggattctgcgatTCCCTTCATAacctgaggctgagtaaatgatgacagaacgatgattttttttttagtgtactgtccctttaaatacacCTGCTACAcactgtaaatttttattttaatattattggtAATAGACtgcaaaaatgctacagtaacAACCTATTAATTGGTTTACAGTAATTTCCTTTAATGTATTCAGTGAAAAACTGTGATAAATGTAACaggacatttgtttttattttacatatagtcGTTAGGTTGTCATCTTTGTTAACATATTTGTTGCTAGGGTTGGTGCTCGGTTCTATATTTGGCCTGTAGGAGTGCTgcgttgtagtacccatgtcattatgcacatttgtgtcctcatataccatatataccagtacacacacacacacacactcagcagcagcagcggtcGGTGCAGTGATGTTGTTCATCTCTGTCTCCTTCAGTCAGTAGATGGAGGTCAGGCTTCTCCTCTCCTGCTCTTCCTCGTGCTCGTGTAGTTGGAGTTTCTCCTCTCTGCACCTCCTCTCCCTCCTCAAAACCCTGTGCTCCCCTTCCCAGCAGCACCTCCTGTGAGAGagcaggtaacacacacactcacacactcacacacacacacagacatcgatcacacacacacacacactcacacactcacacacacacacaacactcactcacactcacacacacacactcacactcacactcacactcacacacactcacactcacactcacacacacacactctcacacacacacatatacacacacacacacacacacacacacacacactcacacacacacacaaacacacacacacacacacactcacactcactcactctcacacacacacacatacacacacacacacactaatttacACACTAATTTAATGGTTATGATAATggtggtgtgctctgattggccatctatccagtgcgttgtgattggccgaatacctcaagtgtgtgttggaaatgttatgcccctgaCCACACCGTTATGTGTGTCCAGGAGCGTCGAGACAAAACCAATataacccattacaaacgaggcatttgtagcatgcagtggggacataattactgattataatgacttatactgtgtttttacgcattgcgttgcgtatcgcgctgtgtaaacataaaaccatgtctgcatttgtgatcggagaaacaacaaacaacaagcgctactctacactgctcaaaactcacgtttgaatcatcagtgacaaattctttaaatatgaaaacgtacttacaggctgtgagtcaggagcgccagactgtccttgcaaagtttgaactgcctcactttatagaaacagacaccagcattgtaggctactctcacaggaaacagtcctcgtcctccataaaatgtgctgaatatttgtgttgaactgttctggaacagtgttgaaatataacttaaccactgatttctagttgtgtcctcttctgGAAGACCAAACAATGTAGTTGCACTTTcacatgaaacacacagcgtctccacgacaacaacactacagcgagaataaaagttactccttctttctttgtgtgaacatttgggcggtgttatgcaaatcttcccacacagtgatgtagagatgtggggcgtgttttaggagggcgtgggtgagtcttaacttttataaagaatatcagactttagtctttgcaactttacagatataaaatataaatataaactatatgtgTCTCAAAATCTCCAGTGACTGGATTGATTCATACTCTGAAGCTATAAACTCTCAGTCTGTGTCCATCAGACTCTGTGTGATTAATATGAGATCTGAGACCTGCTCTGATTCTCCACAGCTAAGCGTTGTCTGGTCCAGACTGTCAATCAAGTTGATTTAGCCTTGAGTCATTGATGTTCTGTGAGTCTCCTCAATCTGACAGAACTCAGAATTCACTCGGCCAATCACGGTAAGCCCTGCTGACATCACATgatcacgtcttgtgtttgtgatgttcgTCAGGTCGCAGTGTGTTCGCTCAGCCGTCGGTGATGGACAGCGATGTGAGCGTCGCCGCTGTTTCTCTCGGTCATAAGCTGCAGGACCTCACAGATGTCCAGGTGATGGCCCGACTGCAGGAGGAGAGTGAGTCTCAGATCCCTCGCAAAACACGCCACACTGCAGAAACACTGaacatttaacacatttgtttatatgaataatataataataataaattatgattgAAAATGTTAccttagtgaaaaataaatatacttaaatgtatttgaaataatagaaggttggaaaaatgtgcaaaagatcctaaaatcttaattcaaaacataatttcttatgATGCATGATGATGCATAAATCttgattttgaaaaactgactcttatgactggttttgtggtccataaTAAATGTGAGGGGTGTGTCTCCGTCAGGTTTGCGTCAGGACTACGCCTCCACCTCTTGCTCTGTGAACCGCCGCAGCGCCAGCTTCTCCTTCCAGTTCGGCCAGCGCAGTGATTCACACctggacgaggaggaggaggaggatgaagactACGGTCAGTTACCGCCGCCGCAGCCACGTCTGAGTCGAGCCGGACCACTGCAGCGCAGCCTGCCGCATTCACACACCTTCAGCAGCATCAGGGACTGGACGCAGACGCAGACGCAGACGCCTGAGCACTGCAGAGACACGCAGCCCGGCCTCAGGAACAGCTCAGGTCAGATCATGTGTGATTAGACTGATCTACTGAGTTCAGGACAGACTGTGCTTCAGTGTGAAGGAAATGATGAAACTACAAAACGATTGCGGCTCAGTGTGCACTAATGATCATTTTCAGCTGTGCGTTCTTATGCTGCACACTACTGCACagacgtttggggtcagtaagatttttttaaagaaactgatacttttatccatcaaggatgcattaatttgatcaaaagtgtcagtaaagatatttataatgttgccaaagatttctatttcaaataaatgctgttcttttgatctttctgttcatctgtgaatcctgaaaaatgaaatgtatcagtttccacaaaaatactgaactgttttacaatatataatatacattatatgtttcttgagcagcaaatcatcatattagaatgatttctgaagatcatgtgacactgaagactggagtaatgatgctgaaaatacagctgcgcatcacagaaataaattagatattaACAGCCCTTACAGAAAAACCACATGAACTtcagcatcacagaaataaattagatattaACAGCCCTTACAGAAAAACCACATGAACTTACATTTTTCATCACATGGGTTTCATACATTTACACCATGAAATTGTTCCAGAAACACATGTTTCGTGTGCTTTCACATgtgattttaacatgattttcacATGTGAAGTTCATGGTTTTTCTGTAAGATAGATAAtgacatagaaaacagatattttacattgtagtaacatttcaaaaaaattgctgtatttttgatcaaataaatgtgaacagaagagttattttctttaaattcaccaaccccaaacttttgtaagTTAGTGTAAGTCAATGGGAGATTAATGGTGTGATATTAATAATCTTATTCTTTGTGAATGTGAATCTGAGATTGTAATGATGGTTGTTGAAggtgttattgctgttttttacCTATAAACCCCAGACTGAtctgtgcgtgtgcgtgtgtgtgtgtgtgtgtgtgtgtgtgtgtgtgtgtgtgtaatcctcCGGCATCATTTGCGGAACTCAGTTGAAAATGAGAGTAAGTTGAtaaactttaatgttttattaaggaATATGTGATACATTAATGATGGTTTGTACTgttatgattttaatgttttaatgagtgagtctCTAAGCGTctttatataacacacacacacacacacacacacagctgtgtctCAATCCTCTTAAAGCACATCAGATGTAATTGGGCTGTAATCCAATGTGAACATGTTGTGTTAATGTTAGCGGCTCATGTTCATCTGTCATGCGTGCGGTCTGCAGATCAGCTGAGGAGGAGTATGCCGAACCTGCTGGTGTGTGCGGCGCTGTCGTCAGTGTCCGTGAAGAACAGCCAGAGCTTCGACTCGTCCGGTGCTCTCCAGAGCTCCAGTACGTCTCCAGCGCATCCATCTGATCACAAATCACCCGCTATACCCTCAAATATGGCACTATTTGAAGAGACAGACATTTTTAGTGGTGTCCCAAACCATAGTGGACGTTCTCAAGTGCACTCTTTTAATCCCATAATGCACCGCAAAAACGAGTGTACCACCGATGTACacattctgaaggtttttacagaggggtttgttcatttaGAATTTGCCCAGTTCTAtacaacattttgttaaaaaaaaaaaaaaaaatttttatttttctggtgttctttttttatggagggataaaaagagatatccaaaatcccctctgtagAAACCTTTGAGTCTAGTATTTCAATAAAACGAAACAAGAATTTTCAAGAATGTTGTTCTAGACTTGTATGCAAAGTAgcgcatatttaattagataacacctcatttgaatatttgaacatagcatttcagaaaacatttagtagaaaaaatgtttgtaattctTAATGCAATCAATGAACTGTGTAAAGTATGGTGATGTCTGTTAGTTGTACTAGTACTGTAGTAGTGGCCTCATGTAAGGGAAGGGTGTCTGAGGACACAGAGGGTGATTTTAGATTCGGTGTTTCTCTGTAGTTCCTGCTCTGGCGCAGCTGCAGAACCGTGTCCAGAGCGTGGGGAGCTTCTCGTCCCGTCAGCCGCTCAAAGCCACAGCGTACGTCAGTCCCACCGTCAAGGGCCCGTCCCCCATGACCTCCTCCGTCAGTCTACAGAGTCTGACGGTCACCGGGGTCCCTAAAGCAGCGGCAGGGTCACGCAGCGGTCTGCCTCGGCCCTCGTCCTTCATCAGCGCCGGCTCCGGCCCTCGAGCCAAACTCAGCGCTCCGCTGCGCAGGTAAACGCTTCAAATCCTCAAAGCTGCTTTCATATTCAACCCCAGACTCATTCAGATTAAAACCTAAAATTAGAAGGTTATGAAAAATTCAGGGTGAGATCCTGAAGAATTTAGATCTGCTGACCCAAAAGCAGCGGATTGAGCGTGTAAAGCATGAAAACCGCATTAATGTGTGCTCTTAGGATGAAGCTCAGCAACTGATTACAACCACATTACACTGTCGTGTTTATTAAAGACGCTTATTCtgatcatcaaggctgcatttatttgtttaaaaatatagaaaaaactgtaatattattaaatattattgcaatttaaaaggaTGGTTTTATGtgttaatatactttaaaatacaatttatttctgtgatgtgcagctgtattttcagcatctttacttcagtcttcagtgtcacatgatcttcagaaatcattcttatatgatgatttattattaatgttagaaactgatgtactgcttaatatttttttggaacctgtgatagtttttccaggattctttgatgaataaaaagttaaaaagaagagcatttattcaaaatataaatattttgtaacaatatacactactagtcaaaaatttggtgtcagtaaatttttctttctttctttctttaaagaaattaatacttttactcaggaAGGATGTGTTGAATTGATACAAAGTGatactaaagatttctattttggataaatgctgttctttttaactttttaacttatGTATCAATCAATCCTGAACCTGTTTCCAACATCAGAAACCAACATTCCAACatttctgataataaatcatcatattagaatgatttctcattagaatgaagatcatgtgacactgaagactggagtaatgtctttTCTTTCAATCAGCACAGATTTTGTGTATCTTTCTGGAGATGACTGATCAttggcctcattgatctgagcttaaaCCTTAGTTTTTTAGTGAATATTGTCAAAAGtttccacaaataatgcttttatcactGATAGAAaacacactgataataaaaaagattagaaaaagaTCAGTTTTAGTCCAGTGTGAccacattaactagcattttcaggaaaaagaaaatcctctccggGTCAAAATGACCGAAACACAACAATGTGAagaaatggaaccttattgtaaagtgttacaccTGTAACTGTCTTATATTTGttacagtgttgggggtaatgcattgcAAGTAAGGTGAGTAATAAGtgataataatgtaatgtaataagatAACTTTtcccaagtaactagtaaagtaacgtgTTACTTTgtaatttagaaggaaatatcagAGTTACTTTTTGAGATAAGTAAcagcagttactttgtttccatgtattgagtgacagctctggtgttgccatggtgacagaaatcaggagtaagtgcagagcgttgtgtgtgaacatgatcttactgtagttctagactaaatatgaacatgtgtttactcaaaaacacattcagtgttcctcaaaatcaataaaaacagtcaaatacaaactcagaatattatactAGACTAAATATCAACATGTGTttactcaaaaacacattcagtgttcctcaaaataccccattttattaacagatgtctttgctgctgaccttcgatggTTCACTTCAATCATACTAATAAgcagaaatgacacatttgtgtttaatttctgttactgctgaatagtgttgaactttcttctcctggattagtttgagctgcgccctctactgtacagaccagaatttacacttccttcagcctgaagcgtattcacttcacttttggtgtgaaagggcttttacatttggaAAAAGATGATGTGAAGGGGCTTTTACGTTTGTAAAATAAGAATTTTTGAAGGGGCTTTTAC containing:
- the LOC109073815 gene encoding SLAIN motif-containing protein 1-like isoform X2; protein product: MMADARAELQVQKLQELVRRLERQNEQLRSSRCIPPDPFPYFQPHSAAEDEDEEEPRALLDELPLLDLQSARGDSDETWLYVSPRSHLRSGTGLDALQWTRHVLDQLDTGQRLESVSRWRSGFSSPALPRARVVGVSPLCTSSPSSKPCAPLPSSTSCERAGRSVFAQPSVMDSDVSVAAVSLGHKLQDLTDVQVMARLQEESLRQDYASTSCSVNRRSASFSFQFGQRSDSHLDEEEEEDEDYGQLPPPQPRLSRAGPLQRSLPHSHTFSSIRDWTQTQTQTPEHCRDTQPGLRNSSVENENQLRRSMPNLLVCAALSSVSVKNSQSFDSSGALQSSIPALAQLQNRVQSVGSFSSRQPLKATAYVSPTVKGPSPMTSSVSLQSLTVTGVPKAAAGSRSGLPRPSSFISAGSGPRAKLSAPLRSLLPPPKSLATLSTLRDGSWRHGCY
- the LOC109073815 gene encoding SLAIN motif-containing protein 1-like isoform X5, producing MMADARAELQVQKLQELVRRLERQNEQLRSSRCIPPDPFPYFQPHSAAEDEDEEEPRALLDELPLLDLQSARGDSDETWLYVSPRSHLRSGTGLDALQWTRHVLDQLDTGQRLESGRSVFAQPSVMDSDVSVAAVSLGHKLQDLTDVQVMARLQEESLRQDYASTSCSVNRRSASFSFQFGQRSDSHLDEEEEEDEDYGQLPPPQPRLSRAGPLQRSLPHSHTFSSIRDWTQTQTQTPEHCRDTQPGLRNSSVENENQLRRSMPNLLVCAALSSVSVKNSQSFDSSGALQSSIPALAQLQNRVQSVGSFSSRQPLKATAYVSPTVKGPSPMTSSVSLQSLTVTGVPKAAAGSRSGLPRPSSFISAGSGPRAKLSAPLRSSLLPPPKSLATLSTLRDGSWRHGCY
- the LOC109073815 gene encoding SLAIN motif-containing protein 1-like isoform X4; translated protein: MMADARAELQVQKLQELVRRLERQNEQLRSSRCIPPDPFPYFQPHSAAEDEDEEEPRALLDELPLLDLQSARGDSDETWLYVSPRSHLRSGTGLDALQWTRHVLDQLDTGQRLESVSRWRSGFSSPALPRARVVGVSPLCTSSPSSKPCAPLPSSTSCERAGRSVFAQPSVMDSDVSVAAVSLGHKLQDLTDVQVMARLQEESLRQDYASTSCSVNRRSASFSFQFGQRSDSHLDEEEEEDEDYGQLPPPQPRLSRAGPLQRSLPHSHTFSSIRDWTQTQTQTPEHCRDTQPGLRNSSVENENQLRRSMPNLLVCAALSSVSVKNSQSFDSSGALQSSIPALAQLQNRVQSVGSFSSRQPLKATAYVSPTVKGPSPMTSSVSLQSLTVTGVPKAAAGSRSGLPRPSSFISAGSGPRAKLSAPLRR
- the LOC109073815 gene encoding SLAIN motif-containing protein 1-like isoform X1; this translates as MMADARAELQVQKLQELVRRLERQNEQLRSSRCIPPDPFPYFQPHSAAEDEDEEEPRALLDELPLLDLQSARGDSDETWLYVSPRSHLRSGTGLDALQWTRHVLDQLDTGQRLESVSRWRSGFSSPALPRARVVGVSPLCTSSPSSKPCAPLPSSTSCERAGRSVFAQPSVMDSDVSVAAVSLGHKLQDLTDVQVMARLQEESLRQDYASTSCSVNRRSASFSFQFGQRSDSHLDEEEEEDEDYGQLPPPQPRLSRAGPLQRSLPHSHTFSSIRDWTQTQTQTPEHCRDTQPGLRNSSVENENQLRRSMPNLLVCAALSSVSVKNSQSFDSSGALQSSIPALAQLQNRVQSVGSFSSRQPLKATAYVSPTVKGPSPMTSSVSLQSLTVTGVPKAAAGSRSGLPRPSSFISAGSGPRAKLSAPLRSSLLPPPKSLATLSTLRDGSWRHGCY
- the LOC109073815 gene encoding SLAIN motif-containing protein 1-like isoform X3, whose amino-acid sequence is MMADARAELQVQKLQELVRRLERQNEQLRSSRCIPPDPFPYFQPHSAAEDEDEEEPRALLDELPLLDLQSARGDSDETWLYVSPRSHLRSGTGLDALQWTRHVLDQLDTGQRLESVSRWRSGFSSPALPRARVVGVSPLCTSSPSSKPCAPLPSSTSCERAGRSVFAQPSVMDSDVSVAAVSLGHKLQDLTDVQVMARLQEESLRQDYASTSCSVNRRSASFSFQFGQRSDSHLDEEEEEDEDYGQLPPPQPRLSRAGPLQRSLPHSHTFSSIRDWTQTQTQTPEHCRDTQPGLRNSSDQLRRSMPNLLVCAALSSVSVKNSQSFDSSGALQSSIPALAQLQNRVQSVGSFSSRQPLKATAYVSPTVKGPSPMTSSVSLQSLTVTGVPKAAAGSRSGLPRPSSFISAGSGPRAKLSAPLRSSLLPPPKSLATLSTLRDGSWRHGCY